Proteins from a genomic interval of Nautilia sp. PV-1:
- a CDS encoding DUF1931 family protein, giving the protein MSRVVGFKKIEAVFKKAASLELDKSKADRIIDIVEKKFHDLLLVAVEKTGFNGRDIIMPADMPLTKGFEESIREFKKLEEEVDLKDVLLYLEQIPPLKYPISKELEEVLPEYIGALMLIVARVLKQLGAHKKPSVEDIEKAERILDLTL; this is encoded by the coding sequence ATGTCAAGAGTAGTAGGATTCAAAAAAATAGAAGCTGTATTTAAAAAAGCGGCAAGTTTAGAACTGGATAAATCTAAAGCAGACAGAATTATCGATATTGTTGAAAAAAAATTTCATGATTTGCTGTTAGTTGCAGTGGAAAAAACAGGATTTAACGGCAGAGATATTATTATGCCGGCTGACATGCCTTTAACAAAAGGTTTTGAAGAAAGCATCAGAGAATTTAAAAAACTTGAAGAAGAAGTTGATTTGAAAGACGTGTTATTATATTTAGAGCAGATTCCGCCTCTAAAATATCCGATTTCAAAAGAGCTTGAAGAAGTGCTTCCGGAATATATCGGAGCTTTAATGTTAATTGTGGCAAGAGTTCTTAAACAGCTTGGAGCTCATAAAAAACCTAGTGTAGAAGATATTGAAAAAGCTGAAAGAATTTTAGACCTGACTTTATAA
- the nspC gene encoding carboxynorspermidine decarboxylase yields the protein MEIKTPAYVIEENLLEKNLKILDRVQKEANAKILVALKGYATWSTFDLLEKYLSGATASGLWEAKLANMKPWEVHTYCPAFKESEIDEVADISHTVVFNSFNQLERFEDRVKEKSLIGLRVNPGVSSSPVPLYDPCAPFSRLGVPKANFKADKLKNVSGLHFHALCEQLDTALEKTLEGFEKLYGEYLKDMQWVNFGGGHHITREGYDVDHLIEMIKEFRNRYPNIKDVYLEPGEAVGLNAGYLMAEVLDIIDNGMKIAILDTSAEAHMPDVLAMPYRPVVRGAGEPNEKKYTYRLGGVTCLAGDVIGDYSFDEPLQIGDKIIFEDMAIYTMVKNTAFNGIKLPDIIIKRKDGSVYKAREFHYEDFKNRLS from the coding sequence ATGGAAATTAAAACACCCGCATATGTTATAGAAGAAAACCTGCTTGAAAAAAACCTTAAAATTCTTGACAGGGTGCAAAAAGAAGCCAATGCCAAAATTCTTGTGGCTTTAAAAGGTTACGCTACTTGGTCCACTTTTGATTTGCTTGAAAAATATCTCAGTGGAGCTACCGCAAGCGGTTTATGGGAAGCGAAACTTGCCAATATGAAACCATGGGAAGTGCATACATACTGTCCGGCATTTAAAGAAAGCGAAATTGACGAAGTGGCTGATATTTCACATACTGTGGTATTTAACAGTTTTAATCAGCTTGAAAGATTTGAAGACAGGGTAAAAGAAAAATCTTTAATAGGACTTAGGGTAAATCCCGGAGTGTCAAGTTCTCCGGTACCGTTATACGATCCCTGCGCTCCGTTTAGCCGTCTTGGTGTTCCAAAAGCCAATTTCAAAGCAGATAAACTTAAAAACGTAAGCGGGCTGCATTTTCATGCGCTTTGCGAACAGTTGGACACGGCGCTGGAAAAAACTCTGGAAGGGTTTGAAAAGCTTTACGGAGAGTATCTTAAAGACATGCAGTGGGTGAATTTCGGCGGAGGGCATCATATTACGAGAGAAGGATACGATGTCGATCATCTGATAGAAATGATAAAAGAATTCAGAAACAGATATCCGAATATAAAAGACGTTTATTTAGAACCTGGCGAAGCGGTGGGGCTTAACGCCGGATATCTGATGGCGGAGGTGCTCGATATTATTGACAACGGGATGAAAATAGCCATACTCGATACATCTGCCGAGGCTCATATGCCAGATGTATTAGCCATGCCTTACAGACCTGTAGTAAGGGGAGCGGGAGAGCCTAATGAGAAAAAATACACTTACAGACTCGGGGGAGTTACATGTCTTGCCGGGGACGTCATAGGGGATTACAGTTTCGATGAGCCTTTACAGATAGGAGATAAAATTATATTTGAAGATATGGCAATTTATACAATGGTTAAAAATACGGCGTTTAACGGTATAAAACTTCCTGATATAATTATAAAAAGAAAAGACGGATCAGTTTATAAAGCAAGAGAATTTCATTATGAGGATTTTAAAAACCGTTTAAGTTAA